The sequence GATAAGTCATAGCAGGACTAGTTAATTTGACAATATACACATAACTTCTAATGAGATTCATATTGCATTTTCTTTAGGCCACGAGAACGATTGTGtttttgatatgcatatttaaTGCCACAATTTgtcacattttcttttttgtttgttaTCTAATTTCACTTTCGTAAATAAAACTCGAAGCCTAACTAGTCCTATTGTTCGATTTTATTTCAAAAGCAAAATCACATTAACAACTTTGTAAATTTTTACCGAACGAGTTGCATTGCATCATTGCAATTTGCAACttgcaaataaaaataaaaaagaaaaaaagataaagattaaaaaaaaaaaaaatttgagcaGACGCGGTGAGTTTTCCTGTCATTGCAGAGTGTGGCTCAGACTTACCGGCTTACCTTAAACATTAAGATTCAAAAGCACAAAATAATCTTTTATTCTGCTTGATTCTTGTCATATTTTACAGATTAATCAAACaaagtttttacaaaatttcaGCGATTTCAACAAGTTAACGATGATCGCTGAGTTGATATGCGGTTTAGTTTTCTACCGCATATTGAAGCGATTTTTCTTCGACGACGACGCCCAATTAGATCTTGATTCCTCCCGTTTCAATGTCCTTTTTGCCGTCGCTAAGAGGTTTCATTTTTTTAACCTAATTTTATATGTTGAATTATCCAAAATTGTGAATATTCTATCTCCGAATTGTTAGTCCATTTCTTTTGATATGTAATGCGTGTGTTTGGGGGATGGGAAATGTGAATAGGTTGGAGAAGCTTTATGTAGGAAGCAAAGTTTACGTAGGCCTCCAAATTCCAGACCCTGATTCTGCTTCTCGCAAGAATATTGATCTTGTTCTTGTCACTAATCGgtactcctctctctctttctctcgtctGATCAATCTATTTTAATGTGCTTATTGATTATGTTGTCTTGTTTGTTATGCCATTGTTTTGTATGCTTAGTGAAGTGTCAGCTGGTTTTTCGTTCCTGAAGTTTTTAGAGAAATTTGGATTGTAATGGGTTGTGTGTGTTATTCGTGTGCAGGGAGGCAACATTGATTTCTGTAACGAACATATCAGGTTTTGTATCAGTAGATAAGGATGGTAATTGGGTGTGCACTGACAGGAAGAATCGAAGAACTGAGTGCCTTCCGGATCCTGTAAGCTACTTCTCGTATCTTGTTCTCTCATGCTTTCTGCCATCCGTGCTACCTTGCTTTTTCCTGCCCTTTGTGGCTTTGCTATAAAAAAAGTCTTAAAATCGAATTCTGTAGCAAAATAGGCAGTTCTCTCGGTTGCAGGCCGTCTGTAGGTTTCACATACTTTGCATATTTCACCACTTTTACTCATAGCGTACTGTTTCTTTAGTTAGATGTGGATTTTTCGTTTGAGTGGAAATTCCTGATAGATGAACATTTTGCCTTCTTCTATTAACATCCACTGTCGCATGCTATTTCTGTACGCCGTTGTAGCTTTCAAGTGCTAAGGACTTAGATATCATATAAAGTTGTTGAATAGCATGTTTAATACGCTGCCCTGAATTGTATTTCAACTGAAAACTGTGGTTAGATATGATGTAAATCATGTAATAGCAGACTCCATATAGTGGGGTAAGAGCTTagcttttgtttttttatttgtacTGTATGATGGCCTAGAACAAATAATAATAGGATAACGTTCTTATAAAATTTCTACTCCAACATCTTTAGTTTATTTGATCATGTTGTTCAAAACCTCTTGTCGATTAAGTATATTTTGTTCCTAAGAGTTGTTGTCTTCTCTAGCTCAAAACCACGGCTTTGTTTCTTTCTCTTGCAAGATGTCATGCCTTTCACAAGTGCTCTATATTTTTGCAATTCAGGTAGCTGAAACCGAACACTTAGTTTCCATTCTTGAAGGGTACCTTGAACAGAGGGGAGTTGCTCTTCCAGAAGGATATTTATCTTATAAAGTCATATGCCCTAACCCAAATTTTTGgtatgattttctttttctatgtTTATGGTTATGGGatgtgtttgatttatttatttttccttgCCTTTTCTTCCTTTATGTCTCGAGAATTGGGTGATTTGTATTGGTTTTGTACTGAGGGGCTGCTGTTAACTGCTATTGAGAAAGACTTTTTTCCCTTTGGTTTTATTTGATTGCTATGAGGGTTGGGTGTTTAGTGAAACTAATCTTTGCAAGTTTCTTACGGTTCCCCCAGGACAGGggttatgtgtgtgtgtgtcgaTGGAGCTTTTGTCCTTCAGTGTGAAAGTGAGGAGTGATGAATTTGATTAGGTTATGAGAGGGATCCAAGATTAATTGACAGGATTCCAGATAAAGTAGTGCTATCGAATAACATTATATGGTCTCTGACTCAATTCAATGATTTAAATCCTTTGatataaaatacaataattgaAGTTATCTGCAGGAAAAAATTGGTGGGTTTGACCGTTTGAAAACACCACTCTACACCCCCCACCACCCGGCCAGATCCCTTTTAATCCACACACCCATTGGTTTAGAATTCATGTTGAAATCTGCATTCAAATCCATAAGTTCAAACCCTATCTTGTAACAAGCAGAGTTGCATTCCATGCACGCTGAGTATTGTTGAGCAGTTTGGAGTATAACAGAAAATAAGGATCGGTCGACAACTATTGTCTGGCTGGGTGAAATGCTCTGGTGTAAGAAGTGAAACTTCATGAGGGTTTAACAAGCACAATGCTTCACATCTATTAGACGTCCAACTGACATTACCACTTGTAGTACGGATGATGAAAGAATCATAGGTCAACATTAAAAATCTTACCTGCTTTGTGTTGTAAATTGTATTTAGTCATTCGTGTTTCTGACCTTGCTGCTTTTCTTTCAGCCAATCAAACCCCTTTCCATCTGAGGTCATTACTTATGCTCAGTGGGCACAATTAAAACCGGAGCAAAAAAGTTCATATTCTGGATGGATCAAAGATGCACTTTTTCGTGGGAAGAAATCACAGGAGTCATTTTCCGAGAAGCTCAACTCTGTTCTCTGTACTGCTCCAACATGTGATAGGTTTGTTTCCGAATCAATCTTCATGCTTATGTAGTTATGTTTTACGAGCATTCTAATCAGTTTGACAAAACTTCAAGGATTGTGCTGCAAGTCATGATGATTCCAAAATACTACTcactccgtccaccaattcgtgtcctaggGAGAgaggcacgggttttaagaaaaagtgtattgtttatttgttgagtggagaaaggggcacggcttttaagaaaaagtgatttatttgttaaggaaataattattaaaaatgggtaggacacgaattggtggacggaagtcggagggagtatattagaCTCAACTATATGGGTTTAGAATAGATCAGTCAACATCAGAGATCTGATGCCTTTATGTTGGAGTTAATGTATAAGAAAACTATGATGTATTATAATCTTTATATTCCTATGTTCTGTAGATCCTTCCCTCTGAATCCCGACCATTTAGATTTAGCTTgacttacatttttttttattttatgtttttttaaagGAGCTTGACCTACATTTTAATCAAGATTGACCTTCGCCCAATGTGATGCAGGTTAGAGGTCAAAGGTAATAAGTGTATTTTGGGAGAATTTCTGGAATTTAAAGGTAAACAAGATGACCTTCAGGCGTTAAGAAAGATCAAAAGATCGAAAGTTAGTCATTTGACTGTTCAGAAGACGAGCATGTTTGCTTTTGGTAAATGCTTTAATGACCTCTCATATCTTCCATTTGACATGCGGTCAAATTATGCCACAAAAGATCTGCATCACATCTGCAGTACTTAATAAGTTTTGTGTTGTACGTTGCTTGCAGCTCATACGGAGGTCCAAGTTTCGTTTGCCTTGCGTGATTATCGCGTTGAAGGACCTTCTTGGTCATCACAATGGCAAGAAGTTGATGTCAGATCGAGCACAGAGGTAGTTTTTCGGCCACAGAACTCTACTAGATTGTGCAAGTATAAGCTTTCTACAATTACTTCGATCTCACTGAGCGTCTGAGCACCCCACCTGGGTATAGTATCCATCACACATATGAGGCAACAGTTTTAAGTGGTAGATTACTATTCTCTTCCTCTGCTTGAATGCATGGATCTAATCCAAGGCTTTGTTATGTAAATTTATGAGTGTGGATTAATATTAGAAAGTAGCATATTGATCCTTCTTACATACATGGTGGCTTTTTAAGGTTTACGCGTGCTTCTATAGTCGACATCTCGTCTTCGTCGTTCTCCATTTCAAGCTTGTAATGTGTATATACTGTCTTTTATAGCTACATCCGGTAAATACGCTTAGATGtatcaattgattatataagttTGCCTTGTTGAATTTTGTTGTTGCGATGATCATATAGACACTCTTAAGAGTTGACTTGCAGTCTTATACTACATGCTATGTCTGGTAAAATACACGAGATATATCCAATGATGCTATAGATACAACACACCTACACTCAGCTTGGTATAAGTgtatatattatttcatgggatGTAGCATCTTTACACGACCTACTAGGTTCAGTGTAGGGAATAATCTCATCACATCACTCACTTTACACTTTTCTTCTGATAGGTTCAAAGAATCACATGTATCAATATATAGTAAGTATATGTATTATATTTATAGGGAATATGCTACACTAGAAAATATTCTAATATATCCAAGActtgaatttttttcattttcaatcaACATATGCAATGTACAATGCCAATGAATGCATCATATCTCCTTGCGTGTAAACTGTTGATACTTTTTGTTCTTTTCCCTCTAACAAATCAATCCATCGATTCATTCATCGTTGCTTGTGACTTGTAATTCACCATCAGCTTGCGCAATTTGCTGTTGCTTATCCTCTGTTGGTGCACGTTGTCATTGTCAAACCTGTGATCGCCACAAGATTCACGAATTTTCAGATATAGAAACGAACGATTTTATAGTTTTTTCTATTGCGGTTTAAAAAAATTCTAGCTTCGTCGATGAACTACAGACTTACATGTCTTGCGACGGCGATGATGGCAGGAGCAACTTAGCCAGCTTCACCACATCGTCGTTGCAGTTGATGATGCCGTTGAAGCATAGGTATCGGCCGTACGAGGAAACGTCCTCGAAGACGCAGATGTGTGCGTCGATGAGGAATTCGAGGTCGACGGTGACGAGGACGCCATCCTTGAACATCTCGGCGGCCCCAAGCAAGTAGGGGTCTTTGATGCTCAAGTCGGGGTACATCAACAGCCCCGCGTTTATCGACACCATGTTCACCTCCCGGTCCATCGCCAACGCCCATGCCGTCTTCTCGGCTACGGTCTTCGACAGCCCATGCCATAACTGCATACGAGAATACGAGATGAAACACTATATAACATGACATAGATAAGTCTTTggacaaaaagaaaaacatatcTAGCTGATAACTACCTTAAACTTCTTGCAGAAGTTGACGTTGCTCCAATTTCTTTCGTCGATGTCGGATGTCCGGCCGTCGTCGTGCTCCCTCCAGACGACGGCAGTAGCCGATGACGTGAAGACGACCTTGTCGATGGTGTCCGTCTGAGCACACGCCTCCAACACGTTGTGGGCAGCTCTTACTTCCAATTCACCCATAAATTCCTGTACAAATATAATCACGCATAACGTGATCGAGTGCGGTTTCTTGCAACTTTGACGAAGACATAATCACATGAAATCACATAGTTTACAGCTAAAGCTGTCGGGTCGTTTTCACAGCGTGTCTCCATTTGAATTCCAAACGAAATTTAATTTCGATTTATGTCACGTTCTAGATTTCGTGTGGGCGTATTCAAAACTACGATTTCAAAGATAAAATTTAGAGAGATAAGATAAACTTCAAAAAAATGACGAAATCAAGAGATTTCTAGATAAAGATGCGTTGAAaatcaaaaatttaattttcctGGATATTTTTTAGTGGAGATATTTAAGCAAGCCtacaaagaaaagaagaaaaaagttcTAGATAAAAAGGCACTAATAAAGTTGGAAGAAGGAAAAAACAAAGAAACGTAATGAATGACTTAGTGAAATACATCAAATTGAATATCTAGAATATATTTGGATTTACATACACACGTGGTTTTGTTGGTTTGCTCATTTATGCCGTCCTAGAAAGCTAGAGAAAAAGAAGACTCAATCAATATATTCTAGAAGCAGCCATTAAAACTGGTTTATGTGCTATAGCTGGATCTCTCTATCaataaaattcatgaatttaatAAGCTAGAAACAATCCACCTAATTTCTATCTACAATTTTTTGGCAAATACAGCGGAGATTGGGCAGAAGGTAGGTAGGTGAAAGGGGGAAGAAATCAGTGACGAACTTACATCGTAGGTAGGGTGATCGGAGGGGAGCTCGAAGGAGTAGAACAAGGCGCAGCAGCCTTTGAGAGCATCCAAAATGCTGTGATAATCCAATGGATCCGAATGAAATACTCTCAGCTCCTTCTTCTCCATCGATTGCCTCTTGTACCGCTGCATCTCATCTGGAATCCAAACAATTTCACATCacaatttgataaaaaaaaataaaaatacatatctgtatatatatatatacatatgtctAAGTTGAGCtacctagagagagagagatggataTATATACCGTGGCTGTGGACGGCGGCGTGAACGGTGTAACCGCGATTGAGGAGGCGGTGAACGAGGGCGGAGCCGAGGCGGCCGGAGGCATCCATGACGCAGACAGTTTTAGATGAGTTCCAGAAAGAAGCTGGCGCCATTGCGGAAAGCACGCAATGCACCGAGTGGGAGGGATGCCAACAATGTGGAggggttttagagagagagagaaatggagTTGTGGGATTGGCGAAGGGGTGTGGGtatttaaagagagagagagagaaaggaaagaaaGTTTAGAGCATTGAAAGAGTGTGTGGTTAGCAGATGGTTGGGAAGGTGGTAGTTAGTCATAGGCAAGGCAAACAACAAAATACAATTATAGTATAATTATTAGATTATCTACTGCAATATTAAATCAATATCAGTCTCCATTTTgtcaattcttttttattttcaaaggCCGACCTcacatttctatttttcttttctttttcgttttagTATCCAAGtagaaattaaataatactacTCCTTTTTTGAATTAATAAGATACCAACTCTACTAATTGCTCTAAATTATATCTAAAAAGAACTCTACTAATCATTCTAAATTCGTCTTCTCGTAGCTATTAACCTAATTAAAGCTTCTTCAAGATGCCAAAACAGTTCTGTTATGTAATGATCTTGATAGTTAGTTCATGAAGGGAACAAAATTATTAGTTTGGGGTATAAAATTATCTTAAATTACCTAATTTTACTACTCATGATTTAACTTAGTATTTATCTACTCCCTGGTTGGTTGAATTTTAcactataattaaaaaaatattgaaaaagaaaataatataagtAATTTTCTAATATGTCCATATTGATTCTTTGGCAATGCATTAATGTTAGAATTAATCAACGCTTCAAAAAATTGTTAGAATAAATTAAAGAGTTAGATAGAAGTATGTTAGTAAATGAATTAAAAATGcattatttttatgaaaatctgAAAGAGGAAGCAAACC comes from Salvia miltiorrhiza cultivar Shanhuang (shh) chromosome 3, IMPLAD_Smil_shh, whole genome shotgun sequence and encodes:
- the LOC131016106 gene encoding uncharacterized protein LOC131016106, whose translation is MIAELICGLVFYRILKRFFFDDDAQLDLDSSRFNVLFAVAKRLEKLYVGSKVYVGLQIPDPDSASRKNIDLVLVTNREATLISVTNISGFVSVDKDGNWVCTDRKNRRTECLPDPVAETEHLVSILEGYLEQRGVALPEGYLSYKVICPNPNFCQSNPFPSEVITYAQWAQLKPEQKSSYSGWIKDALFRGKKSQESFSEKLNSVLCTAPTCDRLEVKGNKCILGEFLEFKGKQDDLQALRKIKRSKVSHLTVQKTSMFAFAHTEVQVSFALRDYRVEGPSWSSQWQEVDVRSSTEVVFRPQNSTRLCKYKLSTITSISLSV
- the LOC131016108 gene encoding cinnamoyl-CoA reductase-like SNL6, which encodes MAPASFWNSSKTVCVMDASGRLGSALVHRLLNRGYTVHAAVHSHDEMQRYKRQSMEKKELRVFHSDPLDYHSILDALKGCCALFYSFELPSDHPTYDEFMGELEVRAAHNVLEACAQTDTIDKVVFTSSATAVVWREHDDGRTSDIDERNWSNVNFCKKFKLWHGLSKTVAEKTAWALAMDREVNMVSINAGLLMYPDLSIKDPYLLGAAEMFKDGVLVTVDLEFLIDAHICVFEDVSSYGRYLCFNGIINCNDDVVKLAKLLLPSSPSQDMFDNDNVHQQRISNSKLRKLMVNYKSQATMNESMD